One segment of Cardiocondyla obscurior isolate alpha-2009 linkage group LG13, Cobs3.1, whole genome shotgun sequence DNA contains the following:
- the Riok2 gene encoding uncharacterized protein Riok2 has protein sequence MGKLDVKMLRYLTSEDFRVLTAIEMGMKNHELVPALLAAQIANLRYGGVHKLLKEMCKHRLLSYERGKRYDGYRLTNTGYDYLALKVLTQRGTICSFGNQIGVGKESNIYVVANEDETPLCLKLHRLGRTCFRNIKGKRDYLQHRHSASWLYLSRIAATREFAYMKALLDRGFPVPKPIDFNRHCVVMELVEGGPLCNVNEVNNVEALYDELMDLIVRLGNHGVIHGDFNEFNIMIKNDGKPVIIDFPQMVSTEHENAEAYFQRDVNCIRDFFKRRFGYESELYPTFQDITREDCIDNEVRASGFAKQVEKEIDIFLTDLDIEYTEEKDNENIETNEKDEKETYEDCVDEVENLQSQFNDLQFQNQISKKDFDLPTQEMVLNNERLNNDIATDEKVITNETHNSGESCSFSSNMKEESTHVYNDTQSIRSISTAATIAPDVIKKRTKLALDKREKIQAKKTLVKGEASAVTRIRRDNRATIKESTGIWGWE, from the exons ATGGGAAAGTTGGATGTTAAAATGTTACGATATTTAACATCGGAAGATTTTCGTGTTTTGACGgcg atTGAAATGGGTATGAAAAACCATGAATTAGTACCTGCTTTACTCGCTGCTCAAATAGCGAATTTGCGTTACGGCGGCGTACATAAATTGCTAAAAGAAATGTGCAAGCATAGACTGCTCAGTTATGAACGAGGCAAAcgat atgaTGGTTATCGTTTGACAAACACTGGTTATGATTATTTAGCTTTAAAAGTCTTAACACAAAGAGGAACAATTTGTTCCTTTGGCAATCAGATTGGTGTTGGCAAGGAATCTAATATTTATGTTGTTGCTAATGAAGATGAAACACcactttgtttaaaattacatagACTGGGTAGAACTtgttttcgaaatattaaaggaaaaagggaTTATCTTCAACATCGGCATTCTGCATCCTGGTTGTATCTATCAAGAATTGCTGCAACTAGAGAATTTGCATATATGAAAGCACTTCTAGATAGAGGTTTTCCTGTTCCAAAACCAATTGACTTTAACAGGCATTGTGTTGTTATGGAGCTGGTTGAAGGTGGACCTCT gTGTAATGTAAATGAAGTAAACAATGTTGAGGCATTGTATGATGAACTTATGGATTTGATTGTTAGATTAGGAAATCATGGTGTTATACATGGAGATTTTAATGAGTTTaatataatgattaaaaatgatgGCAAACCTGTCATCATTGATTTTCCACAGATGGTTTCTACTGAACATGAAAATGCAGAAGCATACTTTCAAAGAGATGTAAACTGTAttcgtgatttttttaaaagacgtTTTGGATATGAAAGCGAATTGTATCCAACTTTTCAAGATATAAC aCGCGAGGACTGCATAGATAATGAAGTTAGAGCTAGTGGCTTTGCAAAAcaagtagaaaaagaaattgatattttcttAACAGATTTAGATATAGAATAtacagaagaaaaagataatgaaaatattgaGACTAATGAgaaagatgaaaaagaaacatatgAAGATTGTGTTGATGAGGTCGAAAATTTGCAATCTCAGTTCAATGATTTACAATTtcaaaatcaaatttcaaaaaaagattttgatcTTCCAACACAAGAAATGGTACTAAATAATGAACGCTTAAATAACGACATTGCAACagacgaaaaagtaataaccAATGAAACACACAATAGTGGTGAATCTTGTAGTTTTTCGTCAAATATGAAAGAGGAATCAACACATGTTTATAATGATACACAAAGTATACGGAGTATTTCAACAGCTGCTACAATTGCACCagatgtgataaaaaaaagaacaaaattagCACTTGACAAACGCGAGAAAATCCAAGCAAAGAAAACGCTTGTTAAAGGAGAAGCAAGCGCAGTAACGAGAATACGAAGAGATAATAGAGCTACAATTAAAGAGTCGACGGGAATTTGGGGTTGGGAATAA
- the D12 gene encoding uncharacterized protein D12 yields the protein MSAPEESLNGRDPDYVSAASNDQTQQKIYEENARSTTAKKITAIVEKEFSQEIDLKEKEVLQIQERLHKTLKIFHLLRYVVITNFYDRKQCQIVQTPETTKQTRIHPAVKTVLGKSPRSTGSLDLAVPSTSTDPRFLCNDGPLVNASTTTNNTLKIEENDDTSRSEKRKTPLVEESQPRKIPRYVPPKNTVPEKTCPPRGNSNKVRKRIIVGNISKWIPPDWREDASSHKWTMYVRGEKDKNVNIDTFISKVRFFLHPSYRPNDVVEVTSYPFHLSRRGWGEFPLRVQLHFKNALNKPMDIIHHLKLDRTYTGLQTLGSETLVDVWIRTTESDNVELNNDESAESSANDTIVKIEPNDDSYSKFTPEQSKKVSKTSHLTADTPEGIQMEEKIMKVYNRLNSSLDLMLMNNVEKVKIKTKCEDATQISDDKDKEMTDLFIEHDHNYCRKQYFNSDYCTIKEENVTVEHYSENTENPDCTTFAIDSSTIENNEKKSDLIANTFQEKNSQKGPRSFDAVKSLQENLKNDTKILENISTKDTESTTNGFCKPVLTSFDCFDNLQKSSHLKAPNSYLKPLHISIPSSNIFTSSNNKHVLLLKDKKSVPVNLTNILPSKPNENSKMFVEGVSILKKPPIAKVNALRENTVKNKNNNSGNKKTAVLRLKSANSLLLNVNENVPILKITDSRDPLYNYNLVDARRNLLIKKQEHVSCAKPEEKPAVQHVKVTLGKDKLKIQSKKDLYEAVLKSITTANIADTETLIRFVIRRLPIVTRDARDPDYKRLHPYACSSEEDYLAYNIGKQRAIEWYRAKAVRSFLRMKPMIPIDQLWSIKEIVLWARLHGYTPIKNIFNVQEIAETSSAKKLSDTTMSATISSTCTEPIALQKWLETCQQEPDRSTDCYLDNEEIDVETVEEKPCKITIDREKSDDNKTYLTGSSLIPIELDEKMLPFHNFVCDTARDIGIKIEPEEIIPGVLYCASSRVIMRVIECFVEDLTRSSLARAWERTSPNECPKIITPNDVREALASREEFDIFTNVGLGSKQELNTTET from the exons ATGAGTGCTCCTGAAGAATCACTAAACGGTCGGGATCCTGATTACGTTTCCGCAGCTTCTAATGACCAAACTCagcaaaaaatttatgaagaaaATG caagaAGCActactgcaaaaaaaataaccgcGATAGTAGAAAAAGAATTCTCACAAGAAATCGATTTGAAGGAGAAGGAAGTTTTACAAATACAAGAGAGATTACACAAGACCCTCAAGATTTTTCATCTATTACGTTATGTCGTAATAACAAACTTTTACGATCGCAAGCAGTGCCAAATTGTTCAAACTCCCGAGACAACGAAACAGACAAGGATTCATCCTGCGGTTAAAACGGTACTCGGAAAGAGTCCTAGATCGACTGGTTCTTTAGACCTTGCAGTGCCATCGACGTCCACCGATCCTCGATTTTTGTGCAACGACGGGCCACTTGTGAACGCAAGTACTACTACGAATAATACGCTTAAAATCGAAGAGAATGACGATACGTCACGAAGCGAGAAACGAAAGACACCGCTGGTCGAAGAGTCGCAACCTCGCAAAATACCTCGTTACGTGCCACCAAAAAACACTGTTCCCGAGAAGACGTGTCCGCCTCGCGGTAATAGCAACAAGGTCCGCAAACGAATTATCGTCGGAAATATCTCCAAGTGGATCCCACCGGATTGGAGAGAAGATGCATCTAGTCATAAGTGGACGATGTacgtacgcggcgaaaaagataaaaacgtTAACATCGACACATTTATTAGTAAGGTGAGGTTCTTTCTACATCCTAGTTACCGTCCAAACGATGTTGTCGAGGTAACGTCGTACCCGTTTCACTTATCCAGACGAGGATGGGGCGAATTTCCTCTTAGAGTGCAACTgcattttaaaaatgcattgaaTAAGCCCATGGACATAATTCATCATCTAAAACTGGATCGCACCTATACGGGATTGCAAACTCTGGGCTCGGAGACTCTGGTCGATGTTTGGATTCGCACGACCGAGTCGGATAACGTGGAATTGAATAATGATGAATCCGCCGAGTCTTCCGCTAATGATACTATAGTAAAAATAGAACCGAATGACGATTCTTATTCCAAATTTACTCCTGAGCAGTCAAAGAAAGTATCGAAAACGTCACATCTTACCGCCGACACTCCCGAGGGCATACAAatggaagagaaaataatgaagGTATATAATCGATTAAATTCATCGTTGGATTTAATGTTGATGAATAATGTCgagaaagttaaaataaaaactaagtGTGAAGATGCGACTCAAATATCTGacgataaagataaagaaatgACAGATTTGTTTATCGAACACGATCATAATTATTGTCGCAAACAGTATTTTAATTCTGATTATTGTActataaaagaagaaaacgttACTGTGGAGCACTATTCTGAAAATACGGAAAATCCAGACTGTACGACATTCGCGATCGATTCGTCGACAATCGAgaataatgagaaaaaatCTGATTTAATTGCGAACACATTTCAAGAAAAGAATAGCCAGAAAGGTCCACGGTCATTCGATGCGGTAAAATCTTTACAGGAGAACTTGAAAAACGATACTaagattttagaaaatatatctaCTAAAGATACAGAATCGACAACTAATGGTTTCTGCAAACCTGTTCTCACATCGTTCGATTGTTTCGATAATTTACAGAAATCCTCGCACTTGAAAGCTCctaattcatatttaaaacCTCTGCACATCTCTATACCGTCGTCGAATATCTTTACATCGTCGAACAATAAGCATGTGTTACTATTGAAAGATAAGAAATCGGTACCGGTAAACCTCACGAATATTCTTCCATCGAAACCTAACGAAAACTCGAAAATGTTCGTCGAGGGTGTAAGTATTTTGAAGAAACCACCCATCGCCAAAGTAAATGCACTGCGAGAGAACActgttaaaaataagaataacaACAGCGGCAATAAAAAGACTGCTGTACTCAGGTTAAAAAGCGCCAACAGTCTACTGTTGAACGTTAACGAGAACGTACCAATTCTAAAAATAACGGACTCGCGCGATcctttgtataattataatcttgTCGATGCGAGGAGGAATCTGTTAATTAAGAAGCAAGAGCACGTATCGTGTGCGAAACCGGAAGAAAAGCCTGCGGTACAGCATGTGAAAGTCACGTTGGGTAAAGACAAGCTTAAAATTCAAAGCAAAAAAGATCTCTACGAAGCAGTTCTTAAATCGATCACCACCGCAAATATCGCCGATACGGAAACACTGATACGATTCGTCATACGCCGACTGCCGATTGTTACGCGAGATGCTCGTGATCCTGATTACAAGCGGCTGCATCCTTACGCATGTAGCAGTGAAGAGGATTACCTTGCTTATAATATCGGCAAGCAGCGAGCTATAGAATGGTACCGCGCGAAAGCAGTTAGGAGCTTTCTACGAATGAAGCCAATGATACCTATTGATCAATTGTGGAGCATCAAGGAAATCGTACTGTGGGCCAGATTACACGGTTACACACCGATTAAGAACATCTTCAACGTACAAGAAATAGCTGAAACGAGTAGCGCGAAAAAGCTATCTGATACCACGATGTCTGCCACGATCTCGTCTACGTGTACGGAACCAATCGCACTGCAAAAGTGGTTGGAAACTTGTCAGCAAGAGCCCGATCGATCGACGGACTGTTACCTCGACAACGAAGAGATCGACGTCGAGACTGTTGAGGAAAAGCCGTGTAAAATTACAATCGATCGAGAAAAAAGCGAcgataataaaacttatttgaCTGGCTCTTCGTTAATACCGATTGAACTTGACGAAAAAATGCTGCCGTTCCACAATTTCGTCTGTGACACTGCGCGAGATATCGGCATCAAGATCGAACCGGAGGAGATTATTCCTGGCGTTTTATATTGCGCATCCAGTCGTGTAATAATGCGg GTTATCGAATGCTTCGTGGAGGATCTTACTCGATCGTCGTTAGCAAGAGCTTGGGAAAGAACCAGCCCGAAcga ATGTCCTAAAATTATTACTCCGAACGACGTTCGTGAAGCTCTAGCAAGTCGGGAAGAATTTGATATTTTCACGAACGTAGGTCTGGGCTCGAAACAGGAATTAAATACGACTGAGACGTGA